The following are encoded together in the Streptomyces sp. NBC_00341 genome:
- a CDS encoding SDR family oxidoreductase, whose amino-acid sequence MGNFLAGKVVAVTGAGRGIGRAVAIAAAAEGARVVVNDYGVSIEGGEPASEIAESVVKEIVAAGGEAVAVADDISTMAGGQRVVDTALERFGRIDGVVCVAGILRERMLFNMSEEEWDPVVATHLKGTFTVFRAASAVMRKQEGAGTLIGFTSGNHQGSVAQANYSAAKGGIISLVRSAALGLHKYGVTANAVAPVARTRMSANVPMELKEIGEPEDVAALVVYLLSDRARAESITGQVYTIAGPKIAVWAQPRELRAGYAEGAAWTPERIADFLPGTVGTDPMPMLAQLEAMAEAARSAKRPNS is encoded by the coding sequence ATGGGGAACTTCTTGGCAGGCAAGGTGGTGGCCGTCACGGGTGCCGGACGAGGCATCGGGCGGGCCGTCGCGATCGCCGCGGCGGCCGAGGGGGCGAGAGTCGTCGTCAACGACTACGGCGTCTCCATCGAGGGCGGCGAACCCGCCAGCGAGATAGCCGAGTCCGTCGTCAAGGAGATCGTGGCGGCGGGCGGCGAGGCGGTCGCGGTGGCCGACGACATCTCCACCATGGCCGGCGGCCAGCGGGTCGTGGACACCGCGCTGGAGCGGTTCGGGCGCATCGACGGGGTGGTGTGCGTGGCCGGCATCCTGCGCGAACGGATGCTGTTCAACATGTCGGAGGAGGAGTGGGACCCCGTGGTCGCCACCCACCTCAAGGGCACCTTCACCGTCTTCAGGGCCGCGTCCGCGGTAATGCGCAAGCAGGAGGGCGCGGGCACCCTGATCGGCTTCACCAGCGGCAACCACCAGGGCAGCGTGGCCCAGGCGAACTACAGCGCGGCGAAGGGCGGGATCATCTCGCTGGTCCGCAGCGCGGCGCTGGGCCTGCACAAGTACGGCGTCACGGCCAACGCGGTCGCCCCCGTGGCGCGGACCCGGATGTCCGCCAACGTGCCCATGGAGCTCAAGGAGATCGGTGAGCCGGAGGACGTGGCCGCGCTCGTCGTCTACCTCCTCAGCGACCGGGCCCGCGCGGAGAGCATCACCGGGCAGGTGTACACGATCGCGGGCCCGAAGATCGCGGTCTGGGCCCAGCCGAGGGAGCTGCGCGCGGGGTACGCGGAGGGCGCGGCCTGGACCCCGGAACGCATCGCGGACTTCCTCCCCGGGACGGTGGGCACGGACCCGATGCCGATGCTGGCGCAGCTGGAGGCGATGGCGGAGGCGGCGCGGAGTGCGAAGCGGCCGAATTCGTAG
- a CDS encoding ATP-binding protein — MQVLQVQLEVGADPAEVGRARRWARSRLVVSGIGDDEPLAETLILLISELVTNAVVHTGCPAVLRMLFGSTGAPGNAGTVRVEVADTSCRPPQQRHAEGEDTGGRGLELVDGLADRWGWQPEGAGKRIWCEVDRGVPVIQVQMQPCAHGAGAHGAGACGSGGCDAVGRDAVGREPGGAYEPSHAVTHRA, encoded by the coding sequence GTGCAGGTGCTTCAGGTTCAGCTGGAGGTCGGGGCCGACCCCGCGGAGGTCGGGCGGGCCCGCAGATGGGCGCGTTCGAGGCTGGTCGTGTCCGGGATAGGAGACGACGAACCACTGGCAGAGACGCTCATCCTGCTGATCTCGGAACTGGTGACCAACGCGGTCGTGCACACCGGCTGTCCGGCCGTGCTGCGCATGCTGTTCGGCTCGACGGGGGCGCCGGGTAACGCCGGGACCGTACGGGTCGAGGTGGCCGACACCAGCTGCCGTCCGCCGCAGCAGCGGCACGCGGAGGGCGAGGACACCGGCGGCCGGGGCCTGGAGCTGGTCGACGGACTGGCCGACCGCTGGGGCTGGCAGCCGGAGGGCGCCGGCAAGCGCATCTGGTGCGAGGTGGACCGGGGTGTTCCGGTGATCCAGGTACAGATGCAGCCCTGCGCCCACGGAGCGGGTGCGCACGGTGCCGGGGCGTGCGGATCGGGCGGCTGCGACGCCGTCGGGCGCGATGCCGTCGGGCGCGAGCCGGGTGGAGCGTACGAGCCGTCGCACGCGGTCACCCATCGCGCATAG
- a CDS encoding Zn-dependent alcohol dehydrogenase produces the protein MRGVVFDGKRTEVVDDLEIRDPGPGEVLVAVAAAGLCHSDLSVIDGTIPFPLPVVLGHEGAGVVEAVGAGVSHVAPGDHVSLSTLASCGACAQCDRGRPTMCRKAIGMPGKPFSRGGQPLYQFASNSAFAERTLVKAVQAVKIPADLPLTSAALIGCGVLTGVGAVLNRAKVDRGESVVVIGTGGIGLNVIQGARIAGALTIVAIDSNPAKEAVARQFGATHFLTSAEGVKEILPHGADHAFECVGRTELIRTAIDLLDRHGQAILLGVPAATAEASFLVSSMYLDKSILGCRYGSSRPQRDIALYAELYREGRLLLDELVTETYPVEDFAKAADDAHHGRVARGVLVF, from the coding sequence ATGAGAGGCGTCGTCTTCGACGGCAAGCGGACCGAGGTCGTCGACGATCTGGAGATACGTGATCCGGGTCCCGGCGAGGTGCTGGTCGCGGTGGCCGCGGCAGGACTCTGCCACAGCGACCTGTCGGTGATCGACGGGACGATCCCGTTCCCGCTGCCGGTGGTGCTCGGACACGAGGGCGCGGGCGTGGTCGAGGCGGTCGGGGCCGGGGTGAGCCATGTGGCGCCCGGTGACCACGTGTCCCTGTCCACGCTCGCCAGCTGCGGCGCCTGCGCCCAGTGCGACCGGGGCCGTCCCACGATGTGCCGCAAGGCGATCGGGATGCCGGGCAAGCCGTTCTCGCGGGGCGGGCAGCCGCTGTACCAGTTCGCGTCCAACTCGGCGTTCGCCGAACGGACCCTGGTCAAGGCCGTGCAGGCGGTGAAGATCCCGGCGGACCTGCCCCTCACCTCGGCGGCCCTGATCGGCTGCGGGGTGCTGACGGGAGTCGGAGCCGTACTGAACCGGGCCAAGGTCGACCGGGGCGAGAGCGTCGTCGTGATCGGCACCGGCGGCATCGGGCTCAACGTGATCCAGGGCGCCAGGATCGCCGGAGCGCTGACCATCGTCGCCATCGACTCCAACCCGGCGAAGGAGGCGGTGGCCAGGCAGTTCGGCGCCACCCACTTCCTGACGTCGGCCGAGGGCGTCAAGGAGATCCTGCCGCACGGCGCCGACCACGCCTTCGAGTGCGTGGGCCGCACCGAGCTGATCCGTACCGCGATCGACCTGCTCGACCGGCACGGCCAGGCGATCCTGCTCGGCGTACCGGCGGCGACGGCCGAGGCGTCGTTCCTCGTCTCGTCGATGTACCTGGACAAGTCGATCCTGGGCTGCCGCTACGGCTCCTCGCGCCCGCAGCGCGATATCGCCCTGTACGCGGAGCTGTACCGGGAGGGCCGGCTGCTGCTGGACGAACTCGTCACCGAGACCTACCCGGTGGAGGACTTCGCCAAGGCGGCAGACGACGCGCACCACGGGCGGGTGGCACGGGGGGTGCTGGTGTTCTGA
- a CDS encoding GlxA family transcriptional regulator, with translation MPHRVVVLALDGVLPFELGIAQRIFSRSQGIEPLDRGAKLYDVITCSVRPPGPVATDADFTITVEHGPKALATADTVVIPASYELGPVYSEGRLTDELAAAFAYIRPGTRMVSICTGGYVLAAAGYLDGRPATTHWSSADHFQALFPAVRVDPDVLFIDDGDVLTSAGVAAGIDLCLHIVRRDHGTAVANDVARRTVVPPHRDGGQAQYIQRPVPDAQLAGTTTARAWALGRLERPILLRDLAQQESMSVRTFTRRFREEVGISPVQWLTQQRVERARQLLESTDLSIDQVARDAGFGTPTSLRQHLQAALGVSPTGYRRTFRATAGDRC, from the coding sequence GTGCCACACCGAGTCGTCGTTCTCGCCCTCGATGGCGTGCTTCCGTTCGAACTGGGCATCGCGCAAAGGATATTCAGCCGTTCGCAGGGAATCGAGCCGCTCGACCGGGGCGCGAAACTCTACGACGTCATCACCTGCTCGGTCCGCCCGCCCGGCCCGGTGGCCACCGACGCGGACTTCACGATCACGGTCGAGCACGGCCCGAAGGCCCTCGCCACCGCCGACACGGTGGTGATCCCCGCCAGCTACGAACTCGGCCCCGTCTACTCCGAGGGCCGGCTCACCGACGAACTCGCGGCCGCCTTCGCGTACATCAGGCCCGGCACCCGGATGGTCTCGATCTGCACCGGCGGCTACGTCCTCGCCGCCGCCGGATACCTCGACGGGCGTCCCGCCACCACCCACTGGTCCTCCGCCGACCACTTCCAGGCGCTGTTCCCGGCGGTCCGGGTCGACCCCGACGTCCTGTTCATCGACGACGGCGACGTCCTGACGTCCGCCGGGGTCGCCGCCGGGATCGACCTCTGCCTGCACATCGTGCGCCGCGACCACGGCACCGCCGTCGCCAACGACGTCGCCCGGCGCACCGTCGTACCGCCGCACCGCGACGGCGGCCAGGCGCAGTACATCCAGCGCCCGGTCCCCGACGCCCAGCTCGCCGGCACGACCACCGCACGGGCCTGGGCGCTGGGGCGGCTGGAACGGCCGATCCTGCTGCGCGACTTGGCGCAGCAGGAGTCGATGAGCGTACGGACGTTCACCCGGCGGTTCCGTGAGGAGGTCGGGATCAGCCCGGTGCAGTGGCTGACCCAGCAGCGGGTGGAGCGGGCCCGTCAGCTGCTGGAGTCCACCGACCTGTCGATCGACCAGGTCGCCCGGGACGCCGGTTTCGGCACGCCCACCTCGCTGCGGCAGCACCTCCAGGCGGCGCTGGGGGTGTCCCCGACGGGGTATCGCCGGACGTTCCGGGCGACGGCGGGAGACCGCTGCTGA
- a CDS encoding DUF2809 domain-containing protein: MRGRVPARAVPAGAAVVTVAAGLGVRTVADGDLAKYAGDALYTVLVCALVALCAPRARPVVVAGTGLAVSWAVELLQLTGVPAELSRRSAVARLVLGSTFNAPDLLWYAVGAAAVWAVLAAATSRRTGPGPRTSASR, translated from the coding sequence GTGAGGGGGCGCGTTCCGGCGCGGGCGGTGCCGGCGGGGGCGGCGGTGGTCACTGTCGCGGCCGGCCTCGGCGTCCGTACCGTCGCGGACGGGGATCTCGCCAAGTACGCCGGGGACGCGCTCTACACGGTCCTGGTCTGCGCCCTCGTCGCGCTGTGCGCCCCCCGCGCCCGGCCGGTCGTGGTGGCGGGCACGGGGCTGGCGGTCAGCTGGGCCGTCGAGCTGCTCCAGCTGACCGGGGTGCCCGCGGAGCTGTCCCGGCGGAGCGCGGTGGCACGTCTGGTGCTGGGCTCGACGTTCAACGCGCCGGATCTGCTCTGGTACGCGGTGGGCGCGGCGGCCGTCTGGGCGGTCCTGGCGGCGGCTACTTCCCGCCGGACCGGGCCCGGTCCTCGGACTTCTGCATCTCGATGA
- a CDS encoding acyl-CoA dehydrogenase family protein, translating to MDFQLSDDQRALRTGMRELLAGRFDRDRMRAALDGGGGVGGALWLELGAAGLFALRLPETAGGVGLGLPESVLVFDEVGRCLLPGPLIATQLAAAAVKGAAEGEAVVALAEAGRPVGHLAAADALLVLDGDSARVLSGGALRRLVGAAEPVRSLDPGTPLWRVPGLAGYESEPLPDGARLRREGALLTAAEQLGSAARSLEAAVQHAGEREQFGAPIGSFQAVKHLCAGMLVRAETARSAVYAAAVTEDPVEIAGAKLLADEAAVGNARDCLQVHGGMGFTWEADVHLHLKRAWLRAGQWLTAADAEEALAADLG from the coding sequence GTGGACTTCCAGCTCTCGGACGACCAGCGGGCCCTGCGGACGGGGATGCGGGAACTGCTCGCCGGGCGGTTCGACAGGGACCGGATGCGGGCCGCGCTGGACGGTGGCGGGGGAGTCGGTGGTGCGTTGTGGCTGGAGCTGGGCGCGGCCGGGCTCTTCGCGCTGCGGCTGCCGGAGACGGCGGGCGGCGTCGGGCTCGGGCTGCCTGAATCCGTACTGGTGTTCGATGAAGTGGGGCGGTGTCTGCTGCCCGGACCGCTGATCGCCACCCAGCTGGCCGCGGCAGCGGTGAAGGGCGCGGCGGAGGGCGAGGCGGTGGTGGCCCTGGCGGAGGCCGGGCGGCCGGTGGGGCACCTGGCGGCGGCCGACGCGCTGCTGGTCCTCGACGGGGACTCGGCCCGGGTGCTGAGCGGCGGGGCGCTGCGGCGGCTCGTGGGCGCGGCCGAGCCCGTACGGTCGCTCGACCCGGGCACCCCCCTGTGGCGGGTGCCCGGACTGGCCGGGTACGAGAGCGAGCCGCTGCCCGACGGGGCGCGGCTGCGCCGCGAGGGCGCCCTGCTGACCGCCGCCGAGCAGCTCGGCAGCGCCGCCCGCAGCCTGGAGGCGGCGGTTCAACACGCCGGTGAACGTGAACAGTTCGGGGCGCCCATCGGGTCCTTCCAGGCGGTCAAGCATCTGTGTGCCGGAATGCTGGTGCGCGCGGAGACGGCCCGTAGCGCCGTCTACGCGGCCGCCGTGACGGAGGACCCGGTGGAGATCGCCGGGGCCAAGCTGCTGGCCGACGAGGCGGCCGTCGGCAACGCCCGCGACTGCCTCCAGGTGCACGGCGGTATGGGCTTCACCTGGGAGGCGGATGTCCACCTGCATCTCAAGCGGGCCTGGCTGCGGGCCGGGCAGTGGCTGACGGCGGCGGACGCGGAGGAGGCGCTGGCCGCCGATCTGGGCTGA
- a CDS encoding acyl-CoA dehydrogenase family protein has product MDFTFGPDDATFREEARSWLEAHLVDPYAAGIGTGGPGSEHEGIAVRRDWERELGRGGWIGLGWEGDGGEKGDGAYGNRTATLTQQVVWAEEYARLRAPARVGHIGENLLAPTLIAHGSPEQRRRFLPPIARGETLWCQGYSEPGAGSDLAGVRTAAVRDPERGGYRVTGQKVWTSLAREADWCFVLARTEPGSRRHHGLSFLLVPMDQPGRIEVRPIRQMSGTSEFNEVFLDGAHAEEVVGGEGNGWAVAMGLLALERGVSTLVQQIGFAAELDRVVRAAVDSGATDDPVLRERLVRQWAELRTMRWNALRTLGTTADPGAPSVAKLLWGGWHKRLGELAVQIRGAAGAVGPHDWSPGAPYEIDEAQRLFLFTRSDTIYGGSDEIQRNIIAERVLGLPREPR; this is encoded by the coding sequence GTGGACTTCACCTTCGGCCCCGACGACGCAACGTTCCGCGAGGAGGCCCGCAGTTGGCTGGAGGCCCACCTCGTCGACCCGTACGCGGCGGGCATCGGCACCGGTGGCCCGGGGAGCGAGCACGAGGGCATCGCCGTCCGCCGCGACTGGGAGCGCGAACTCGGCCGGGGCGGCTGGATCGGCCTCGGCTGGGAGGGCGACGGGGGCGAGAAGGGCGACGGGGCGTACGGCAACCGCACCGCCACCCTCACCCAGCAGGTCGTCTGGGCCGAGGAGTACGCCCGCCTCCGGGCACCCGCCCGCGTCGGTCACATCGGGGAGAACCTGCTCGCCCCGACCCTCATCGCCCACGGCAGCCCGGAGCAGCGCCGCCGCTTCCTGCCGCCCATCGCGCGCGGCGAGACCCTGTGGTGCCAGGGGTACAGCGAGCCGGGCGCGGGTTCGGACCTGGCGGGGGTGCGGACGGCCGCCGTACGCGATCCGGAGCGCGGCGGATACCGCGTGACCGGGCAGAAGGTCTGGACGTCGCTCGCCCGGGAAGCCGACTGGTGCTTCGTACTGGCCCGTACCGAGCCCGGTTCGCGGCGGCACCACGGGCTGTCGTTCCTGCTGGTGCCGATGGACCAGCCGGGCCGGATCGAGGTGCGGCCGATCCGGCAGATGTCGGGGACCAGCGAGTTCAACGAGGTCTTCCTCGACGGGGCGCACGCGGAGGAGGTGGTCGGCGGCGAGGGCAACGGCTGGGCCGTCGCCATGGGCCTGCTGGCCCTGGAGCGCGGCGTCTCCACGCTCGTCCAGCAGATCGGGTTCGCCGCGGAGCTGGACCGGGTGGTCCGGGCGGCCGTCGACAGCGGCGCCACCGATGACCCGGTCCTGCGCGAACGGCTCGTCCGGCAGTGGGCCGAGCTGCGGACGATGCGCTGGAACGCCCTGCGCACCCTCGGCACCACCGCGGACCCCGGCGCCCCCAGCGTCGCGAAACTCCTCTGGGGCGGCTGGCACAAGCGCCTGGGCGAACTCGCCGTGCAGATCAGGGGCGCGGCCGGAGCCGTCGGCCCGCACGACTGGTCGCCCGGCGCACCGTACGAGATCGACGAGGCACAGCGCCTGTTCCTGTTCACCCGGTCCGACACCATCTACGGCGGCTCGGACGAGATCCAGCGGAACATCATCGCCGAGCGCGTGCTCGGCCTACCGAGGGAGCCGAGATGA
- a CDS encoding cyclase family protein, with translation MSLPDEFHDIAKRVNNWGRWGADDEIGTLNLITDEVVREAVATVRTGRRVPLALPLKQDGVQSGLIQGRINPLHTMVQINQELFGPGTVATSDDTAVLSLQTATHWDALTHVSHSGKIYNGRPADSITPHEGARFSGIEKAPHIVSRGVLLDVARAHGVDRLPGDHAVTPEDLDAAEELAGVRVRSGDIVLVRTGQVQVYLAGDKHAYGYPSPGLSIRTPEWFRARDVAAVANDTLTFEIFPPEIDDLWLGVHALDLVEMGMLQGQNWNLEQLSTACAESKRYGFLLSAMPEPFVGATGTPVAPVAIL, from the coding sequence ATGTCACTGCCGGACGAGTTCCACGACATCGCCAAGCGCGTGAACAACTGGGGCCGCTGGGGCGCGGACGACGAGATCGGGACGCTCAACCTGATCACCGACGAGGTCGTCCGGGAGGCGGTGGCCACCGTGCGCACCGGGCGACGGGTGCCGCTCGCGCTGCCGCTCAAGCAGGACGGCGTGCAGAGCGGGCTGATCCAGGGACGGATCAACCCGCTGCACACCATGGTCCAGATCAACCAGGAGCTGTTCGGCCCCGGCACCGTCGCCACCAGCGACGACACCGCGGTCCTGAGCCTCCAGACCGCCACCCACTGGGACGCCCTCACGCACGTCTCGCACTCCGGGAAGATCTACAACGGCCGCCCGGCCGACAGCATCACCCCGCACGAGGGAGCCAGGTTCAGCGGCATCGAGAAGGCCCCGCACATCGTCTCGCGCGGGGTGCTGCTCGATGTGGCCCGCGCCCACGGGGTGGACAGGCTGCCCGGCGACCACGCCGTCACCCCGGAGGACCTGGACGCGGCGGAGGAACTGGCCGGGGTGCGGGTACGGTCCGGGGACATCGTGCTCGTACGGACCGGGCAGGTGCAGGTCTATCTGGCCGGGGACAAACACGCGTACGGCTATCCGTCACCGGGGCTCTCGATCCGGACGCCCGAGTGGTTCCGGGCCCGGGATGTGGCCGCGGTCGCCAATGACACGCTGACCTTCGAGATCTTCCCGCCGGAGATCGACGATCTGTGGCTGGGCGTGCACGCGCTCGATCTGGTCGAGATGGGCATGCTCCAGGGCCAGAACTGGAATCTGGAGCAGTTGTCCACAGCCTGTGCGGAGTCGAAGCGCTACGGCTTCCTGCTCTCCGCGATGCCGGAACCCTTCGTCGGCGCCACCGGCACTCCGGTGGCCCCGGTCGCCATCCTCTGA
- a CDS encoding MFS transporter yields the protein MSPLAPLPPVPPLPSLIIGPDRLWNRNFRLFFVARTAALFGDGMIPVALTAGLLGAGRPHSSVGYALAAWMGPLALFVLFGGVLADRFTPRRMMIIADALRLIGASALAVSFAVGNPPLWAVYSLSAVAGVGAALFQPGVASTVPRVSSDVQRANAVLRVSEALMTMAGPAFAGVLVGLASAGAVYAANASTFLVSGVCLFLLRLAPAPSDDARRGTFVAELVDGWREFRARSWLWGVIAIWTVYGFAVLGPMLPLTAVEVTEAHGSGTYGAMMAVNGAGSVVGGLLALRLRPRRPLAAGAVALTGVCVNLLALGLGLPVFALGAGQFIAGAAFAFWLVMWSTTVQTQVPPEALNRLHAYDVAGSLLMLAAGRALAGPVADRVGASEVLLAGAVINVLAVGVLLAARPIRRLERIR from the coding sequence GTGTCCCCATTGGCCCCGCTGCCCCCGGTGCCCCCTCTTCCGTCCCTGATCATCGGGCCCGACCGGCTGTGGAACCGTAACTTCCGGCTCTTCTTCGTCGCCCGGACCGCGGCGCTCTTCGGGGACGGCATGATCCCGGTCGCGCTCACGGCGGGCCTGCTGGGGGCGGGGCGCCCGCACTCCTCCGTGGGGTACGCGCTGGCGGCCTGGATGGGGCCGCTGGCGCTGTTCGTGCTCTTCGGCGGTGTACTGGCGGACCGGTTCACCCCGCGCCGGATGATGATCATCGCTGACGCGCTGCGGCTGATCGGCGCCTCCGCGCTCGCGGTCTCCTTCGCGGTCGGCAACCCGCCGCTGTGGGCGGTGTACTCGCTGAGCGCGGTGGCCGGGGTGGGGGCGGCGCTCTTCCAGCCGGGGGTTGCCTCGACCGTGCCCCGGGTCTCCTCCGACGTGCAGCGCGCCAACGCCGTGCTGCGGGTCTCGGAAGCGCTGATGACGATGGCGGGCCCGGCGTTCGCGGGCGTCCTCGTCGGCCTCGCGAGCGCCGGAGCGGTCTACGCGGCGAACGCGTCGACGTTCCTGGTCTCCGGCGTCTGCCTCTTCCTGCTGCGGCTGGCCCCGGCCCCGTCCGACGACGCGCGGCGCGGCACATTCGTCGCCGAACTGGTCGACGGCTGGCGCGAGTTCAGGGCGCGCAGCTGGCTGTGGGGAGTGATCGCGATCTGGACGGTGTACGGATTCGCCGTGCTCGGCCCGATGCTCCCGCTGACCGCCGTCGAGGTGACGGAGGCGCACGGCTCGGGGACGTACGGCGCGATGATGGCGGTGAACGGCGCGGGCAGCGTGGTCGGCGGCCTGCTCGCCCTGCGGCTGCGGCCGCGCCGCCCGCTGGCGGCGGGGGCCGTGGCGCTGACCGGGGTGTGCGTGAACCTGCTGGCGCTGGGGCTCGGGCTGCCCGTGTTCGCGCTGGGGGCGGGGCAGTTCATCGCGGGCGCGGCGTTCGCGTTCTGGCTGGTGATGTGGTCGACGACCGTCCAGACGCAGGTGCCGCCGGAGGCGCTGAACCGGCTGCACGCGTACGACGTGGCCGGATCGCTGCTGATGCTGGCGGCGGGCCGGGCGCTGGCGGGGCCGGTCGCGGACCGGGTGGGCGCATCGGAGGTGCTGCTGGCCGGGGCGGTGATCAACGTGCTGGCGGTGGGCGTGCTGCTGGCGGCCCGGCCGATCAGGCGGCTGGAGCGGATCAGGTGA